In Poecile atricapillus isolate bPoeAtr1 chromosome 12, bPoeAtr1.hap1, whole genome shotgun sequence, one DNA window encodes the following:
- the LOC131583519 gene encoding UAP56-interacting factor-like isoform X3, with the protein MEAAGPQPAPGPAAGPQPGAEEIDMSLGPNRFRRGFGQQQFNRRQFRNTLPGRKRRAAAAFDGVSPLNRQASAQEGNKKSSAFAKSSNGQQEEQPQPSPGPKRFRADAASVRASGRRPFLLNRGPAFQQKRVQQWFYKARFQRGQMDSRGEGKPPRMRRWQVKPSPGAILTVSVVNPQAGQTSGPGSKRPFLRSQRPPARVAKPQPKGVLLRFNFRAMANQTSLTLDERFSGLRNKRRFTAARSAGRTVTMP; encoded by the exons AtggaggcggcggggccgcaGCCCGCGCCGGgccccgcggcggggccgcAGCCGGGGGCCGAGGAGATCGACATGTCCCTGG GACCTAATCGTTTCAGAAGAGGGTTTGGACAGCAACAATTCAATCGGAGACAATTCAGGAATACTTTGCCTGGTCGCAAgagaagagcagctgctgcattcGATGGAGTGAGCCCTTTAAATCGCCAGGCATCAGCTCAGGAG GGCAACAAGAAGAGCAGTGCTTTTGCCAAAAGCAGCAATGGGCAACAGGAGGAACAGCCACAGCCATCTCCAGGCCCCAAGAGATTCAGAGCAGATGCTGCCAGCGTCAGAGCCTCAGGGAGAAG GCCTTTCCTGCTGAACAGGGGACCAGCGTTCCAGCAGAAGCGGGTGCAGCAGTGGTTCTACAAAGCCCGCTTCCAGAGAGGG cAGATGGATTCTAGAGGAGAAGGGAAACCGCCAAGGATGAGAAG GTGGCAAGTGAAACCCAGCCCGGGAGCAATTCTCACGGTTTCTGTGGTTAATCCCCAGGCGGGCCAGACCAGCGG GCCTGGATCCAAGCGCCCATTCCTGCGAAGCCAGAGACCCCCGGCACGGGTGGCCAAGCCCCAGCCCAAGGGGGTGCTGCTGAGATTCAACTTCCGCGCCATGGCCAACCAG ACCAGCCTGACGCTGGATGAGAGGTTCTCTGGTCTGAGGAATAAGAGGCGCTTTACAGCAGCCAGGAGCGCCGGACGGACGGTCACCATGCCTTAG
- the LOC131583624 gene encoding leucine-rich repeat and calponin homology domain-containing protein 2-like, whose protein sequence is MAAGQGGGGGNNGSGSGSGSGSGSGTAPGSGAAGLGIPAHLTLSFSSGPHWGAAALPQSHTVRSLERALEEAGSSGILCLSGRKLRDFPGSGCDLSDTTQAGHLMLGY, encoded by the exons ATGGCGGCCGGGCAGGGGGGCGGTGGCGGCAACAACGGCAGCGGGAGCGGCAGCGGGAGCGGCAGCGGGAGCGGGACGGCGCCCGGGAGCGGAGCGGCGGGGCTCGGGATCCCCGCGCACCTCACTCTCTCCTTCTCGTCCGGGCCGCACTGGGGCGCGGCAGCTCTGCCGCAGTCGCACACGGTGCGCAGCCTGGAGCGGGCCCTGGAGGAGGCGGGCAGCTCGGGCATCCTGTGCCTGAGCGGGAGGAAGCTGCGCGACTTCCCCGGCAGCGGCTGCGACCTGAGCGACACCACGCAAGCAG GGCACCTCATGCTTGGCTACTGA
- the LOC131583519 gene encoding UAP56-interacting factor-like isoform X1 codes for MEAAGPQPAPGPAAGPQPGAEEIDMSLDDIIKRHRKEQTDASAAGDSRRQQVKNRSSASGYGRPQYRAWKQRNLQGPNRFRRGFGQQQFNRRQFRNTLPGRKRRAAAAFDGVSPLNRQASAQEGNKKSSAFAKSSNGQQEEQPQPSPGPKRFRADAASVRASGRRPFLLNRGPAFQQKRVQQWFYKARFQRGQMDSRGEGKPPRMRRWQVKPSPGAILTVSVVNPQAGQTSGPGSKRPFLRSQRPPARVAKPQPKGVLLRFNFRAMANQTSLTLDERFSGLRNKRRFTAARSAGRTVTMP; via the exons AtggaggcggcggggccgcaGCCCGCGCCGGgccccgcggcggggccgcAGCCGGGGGCCGAGGAGATCGACATGTCCCTGG ATGACATCATAAAGCGCCACAGGAAGGAGCAGACAGATGCCAGCGCTGCGGGCGACAGCAGAAGGCAGCAGGTCAAGAACAGGAGTTCAGCCTCGGGGTACGGGCGGCCCCAGTACCGTGCCTGGAAGCAGAGGAATTTGCAAG GACCTAATCGTTTCAGAAGAGGGTTTGGACAGCAACAATTCAATCGGAGACAATTCAGGAATACTTTGCCTGGTCGCAAgagaagagcagctgctgcattcGATGGAGTGAGCCCTTTAAATCGCCAGGCATCAGCTCAGGAG GGCAACAAGAAGAGCAGTGCTTTTGCCAAAAGCAGCAATGGGCAACAGGAGGAACAGCCACAGCCATCTCCAGGCCCCAAGAGATTCAGAGCAGATGCTGCCAGCGTCAGAGCCTCAGGGAGAAG GCCTTTCCTGCTGAACAGGGGACCAGCGTTCCAGCAGAAGCGGGTGCAGCAGTGGTTCTACAAAGCCCGCTTCCAGAGAGGG cAGATGGATTCTAGAGGAGAAGGGAAACCGCCAAGGATGAGAAG GTGGCAAGTGAAACCCAGCCCGGGAGCAATTCTCACGGTTTCTGTGGTTAATCCCCAGGCGGGCCAGACCAGCGG GCCTGGATCCAAGCGCCCATTCCTGCGAAGCCAGAGACCCCCGGCACGGGTGGCCAAGCCCCAGCCCAAGGGGGTGCTGCTGAGATTCAACTTCCGCGCCATGGCCAACCAG ACCAGCCTGACGCTGGATGAGAGGTTCTCTGGTCTGAGGAATAAGAGGCGCTTTACAGCAGCCAGGAGCGCCGGACGGACGGTCACCATGCCTTAG
- the LOC131583519 gene encoding UAP56-interacting factor-like isoform X2: MEAAGPQPAPGPAAGPQPGAEEIDMSLDDIIKRHRKEQTDASAAGDSRRQQVKNRSSASGYGRPQYRAWKQRNLQGPNRFRRGFGQQQFNRRQFRNTLPGRKRRAAAAFDGVSPLNRQASAQEGNKKSSAFAKSSNGQQEEQPQPSPGPKRFRADAASVRASGRRPFLLNRGPAFQQKRVQQWFYKARFQRGMDSRGEGKPPRMRRWQVKPSPGAILTVSVVNPQAGQTSGPGSKRPFLRSQRPPARVAKPQPKGVLLRFNFRAMANQTSLTLDERFSGLRNKRRFTAARSAGRTVTMP; this comes from the exons AtggaggcggcggggccgcaGCCCGCGCCGGgccccgcggcggggccgcAGCCGGGGGCCGAGGAGATCGACATGTCCCTGG ATGACATCATAAAGCGCCACAGGAAGGAGCAGACAGATGCCAGCGCTGCGGGCGACAGCAGAAGGCAGCAGGTCAAGAACAGGAGTTCAGCCTCGGGGTACGGGCGGCCCCAGTACCGTGCCTGGAAGCAGAGGAATTTGCAAG GACCTAATCGTTTCAGAAGAGGGTTTGGACAGCAACAATTCAATCGGAGACAATTCAGGAATACTTTGCCTGGTCGCAAgagaagagcagctgctgcattcGATGGAGTGAGCCCTTTAAATCGCCAGGCATCAGCTCAGGAG GGCAACAAGAAGAGCAGTGCTTTTGCCAAAAGCAGCAATGGGCAACAGGAGGAACAGCCACAGCCATCTCCAGGCCCCAAGAGATTCAGAGCAGATGCTGCCAGCGTCAGAGCCTCAGGGAGAAG GCCTTTCCTGCTGAACAGGGGACCAGCGTTCCAGCAGAAGCGGGTGCAGCAGTGGTTCTACAAAGCCCGCTTCCAGAGAGGG ATGGATTCTAGAGGAGAAGGGAAACCGCCAAGGATGAGAAG GTGGCAAGTGAAACCCAGCCCGGGAGCAATTCTCACGGTTTCTGTGGTTAATCCCCAGGCGGGCCAGACCAGCGG GCCTGGATCCAAGCGCCCATTCCTGCGAAGCCAGAGACCCCCGGCACGGGTGGCCAAGCCCCAGCCCAAGGGGGTGCTGCTGAGATTCAACTTCCGCGCCATGGCCAACCAG ACCAGCCTGACGCTGGATGAGAGGTTCTCTGGTCTGAGGAATAAGAGGCGCTTTACAGCAGCCAGGAGCGCCGGACGGACGGTCACCATGCCTTAG